A part of Liolophura sinensis isolate JHLJ2023 chromosome 1, CUHK_Ljap_v2, whole genome shotgun sequence genomic DNA contains:
- the LOC135470665 gene encoding coiled-coil domain-containing protein 6-like, whose protein sequence is MADSASELESDTSSMDGGPTMKMASPGHLEQLQKRIESLQQENRVLAMELDTYKLKCKTLQEENRELRKASVTIQARAEQEEEFISNTLLKKIQSLKKEKETLAMNYEQEEEYLTNDLSRKLHQLRQEKVELEQTLEKEQEYQVNKLMRKIEKLEADTLSKQVTLEQLRREKIELENSLEQEQESLVNRLWKRMDKLEAEKRMLQEKLEQPISAPASPRDINNGDTANNLTQHIDNLRSEVLKLKNQLRAAQVEHEQRMAQYAKEEQHIRDENLRLQRKLQMEMERRETLCRHLSESESSLEMDDERHFNEMTKQHDMTTTPSHTVRPRTVSSPIPYASPTTSRPLSPSLIYNQAFSPPSPMRRSGAGPAVFHSGPPGPVGFHPSTSPPVHSHQTAGPHIVRPQPSQEKFAKPAVPGMDRHDQT, encoded by the exons ATGGCGGACAGTGCGAGCGAGTTGGAAAGTGACACGAGTTCCATGGATGGAGGACCTACCATGAAAATGGCCTCTCCTGGTCACCTGGAACAACTTCAGAAGAGAATAGAGTCGTTACAGCAGGAGAATCGTGTTCTGGCGATGGAGTTGGACACATATAAATTGAAGTGTAAAACACTTCAAGAGGAAAACCGCGAGTTGCGGAAGGCCAGCGTGACTATC CAAGCTCGAGCAGAACAGGAGGAAGAGTTTATCAGTAACACTTTGTTGAAGAAAATTCAGTCcctgaagaaagaaaaggagACGTTGGCTATGAATTATGAGCAGGAGGAGGAGTATCTTACAAATGACTTGTCTCGTAAACTCCATCAG CTACGTCAAGAAAAGGTGGAATTGGAACAAACTTTGGAAAAAGAGCAGGAATACCAGGTCAACAAACTGATGAGAAAAATTGAGAAACTTGAAGCAGACACACTGTCGAAACAGGTCACCTTGGAGCAG TTGAGACGAGAGAAGATCGAGCTTGAAAACTCTCTGGAACAGGAACAAGAATCACTTGTAAATCGTCTTTGGAAACGGATGGACAAACTGGAGGCAGAGAAAAG AATGCTTCAGGAGAAACTAGAACAGCCAATATCAGCGCCTGCTTCCCCCCGTGATATCAACAATGGAGATACAGCAAACAACTTAACACAACATATCGACAACCTCAGATCAGAGGTTTTGAAACTCAAAAACCAACTAAGGGCAGCACAGGTTGAGC ATGAACAAAGAATGGCACAGTATGCCAAAGAAGAGCAACACATCCGAGATGAAAATCTGAGGCTCCAGAGAAAGTTACAAATGGAGATGGAGCGAAGAGAAACACTCTGTCGTCATTTATCAGAGAGCGAGTCCAGTCTGGAAATGGATGATGAAAG ACACTTCAATGAGATGACAAAGCAGCATGATATGACGACAACCCCGAGTCATACAGTCCGTCCCCGAACTGTGTCCAGCCCCATCCCCTACGCCTCGCCCACCACCTCCAGGCCACTGTCACCAA GTTTGATATACAACCAGGCTTTTAGTCCTCCCAGTCCTATGAGACGAAGTGGGGCAGGACCTGCTGTGTTTCACTCTGGGCCTCCAGGACCAGTCGGCTTCCACCCCAGCACCTCTCCACCTGTCCACTCTCATCAAACTGCTGGCCCACATATCGTG AGGCCTCAGCCCAGTCAGGAGAAGTTTGCGAAGCCAGCAGTGCCGGGAATGGATCGCCATGATCAGACGTGA
- the LOC135468404 gene encoding probable glutamate receptor produces the protein MVNDVQGQSPSTGISTPPLINTKIIISFKDIPPHVSRKQSDNNSLHGIDIDILDELANALNFKYILMEPEDGLFGAKLSNGSWSGVVGMVSKGEVDLGVGPLTINAERSEVAVFTTPFMQDSFGILTPRPKEAQNLFQVFQPFDLFIWLAVSLSVLLACFVFATIALTTSVHTNNGKHELLRINVNESVFLILSSFFEQGPTLHPTSVSSGCFLSFWFVFTILTMTTYTAHLAAVLTVSTPVRPINSLQDLVDRSDMKVVVRAGGSAYSFITAKCKIEDLA, from the exons ATGGTAAATGATGTCCAAGGTCAAAGCCCGTCGACGGGAATATCTACGCCACcattaataaacacaaaaattattatttctttcaagGATATTCCACCACACGTGAGTCGAAAACAATCTGACAACAACTCACTCCACGGTATCGACATTGACATCTTGGATGAGTTGGCTAACGCCCTTAATTTCAA ATACATACTAATGGAACCGGAAGATGGGTTGTTTGGCGCAAAACTGTCTAATGGCTCGTGGTCTGGGGTTGTGGGCATGGTCTCAAAAGGG GAAGTAGATTTGGGTGTGGGTCCACTCACTATAAACGCGGAGAGATCGGAAGTAGCAGTTTTCACAACGCCATTCATGCAGGACAGCTTTGGAATTTTGACTCCAAGACCGAAAGAAGCACAAAACTTGTTCCAAGTGTTCCAACCATTTGACCTGTTCATCTGGCTGGCGGTGTCACTCTCCGTTCTGCTGGCCTGCTTCGTGTTTGCCACTATCGCGTTGACAACTTCTGTCCACACAAATAATGGCAAACACGAATTGCTAAGGATAAATGTCAATGAGAGCGTCTTTCTGATTTTAAGTTCATTCTTTGAACAAG GCCCGACTTTACACCCGACTTCGGTGTCCTCCGGTTGTTTCCTGAGTTTCTGGTTTGTCTTCACCATCCTCACCATGACCACGTACACGGCTCACTTAGCAGCTGTGTTAACTGTGTCCACACCTGTCCGGCCCATAAACTCTCTACAGGATCTTGTTGACCGCAGTGATATGAAAGTGGTGGTCCGAGCAGGTGGAAGTGCCTATAGCTTCATTACG GCTAAgtgcaaaattgaagacttggcttaa